TATCATTCCTACCATCCCTTTAAGAAATGAGAAAACTTCTTATATACTTTAGAATGTAGATTTCACACTTAAAGCGTTGGATACTTTTGGTTCATGGTTTCTATGctacattttctttcttttcctaatTACAACACTACCTATGCAGCTATAGCCACTTACCGCCACCTTTTGGTGCgatgtttttttaaaatatattatggAATTGAATCATTGTCAGGCTGCATGGCCCCTACACTGGTGCATGGGCTAATGAGAGAATGAACgagcatccaacaagggtgagatttttcttttacaaggtagggtggtcatttcatcctTTTCTGTGTCTGGCAAATGAACCATGCAGCCTGCCGACCTTCTTTTTCCTAATTAGTTCTTTGTCTAGAAGTGCAGCCTACGGTAACGCTcttgtgtctgtctctctcctacTCCAAATAAGGGGCATGgatatcttttcacatgggaggagagagatagcaTACGAGCGTTGGCATAGGCCACGCTCCCAgaagagttctttttcccattttatattTAAGGGTTGGTGTTCTTTTTGGGGAAGCATGGCCCCTGCGAATgcacaggggccaatgagaacacacaCATTGGCATCACGAGGGGATTTCTACCTatcatgggggtgggggtgtcATTTTACCCCCTCTGTGTCGGTGTCAGTGGTACACTCCCCCCACAGATAATTCTTTTCCTATATCTAAACCCATCCTCATCTGTGAAGTAGGAGAGTAGATCCCACGACCTCTCCAACCGGCAGCCATAGCAGCCGCTGAAGCTTACCTTGATCTCCTCTCTCCTACCTTCAACTTCaagataatctctctctctctctctctctctctctctctctctctctctctctctctctctctatagggTGTATTAAAGTCATGTTTCTCTATTGATTTGCAGATCTCTTTGAATTGGTGGAATTGAAGACGTCTCTGTTTCATCTGAGTTAATATATATACGTCTCTGTTGCTCTTGGCTCACCCAAAAAGAGCAAATCTACTAGCAGCTCTGGGGGAGACAACTGGAAAGCCGGTGTTCGAAAGAATTCTTGATAGGGTGAAGAAGAGCACTCAGCCTCTTTATTtcactctcttttcttttggtttttcttttttttattttttatttttttttggttgtctaGAAGAACCCAATATATATCACAATCCTAAAATGATTAGTTGTATTAGAAGTGTGATGGCTATGATGATTGTGGTGATTAGCACTTCTTTTGTTTCCTTGAATTCTGGTCTGATTGAGTCCCGAAGAGTGGGAGAACATGTAATTCATTGTCAATCAGGACCAATCAATTCAGCCTGGCCCAATCAAGTCAGCCTGGcccaatcaaggtcaatcaaggCTAGACCGGGTTAAAAATATCCTAGCTGGGTTGTGCTGGATTGAGGGTATGCTaggccctggcagggccaagctGAGTTTGGGTTTAGGACCTTAGGTTAAGACCCAGGGTTGGGCGAAGGTTTAGGAcaggcccggcccagcccgtTGATACCCCTAGCAGGGGTAACATCAACTGCACTGTCCACTATTGTTCAGGTAATGTTGATCTGTTGAacgagtccggatcctctctaGCGCCATTGAAGAGGATTCTTCTCCAATAACACTCTCCTAAGGCCACATTTCATATCCATTCACGTTGATTTAACTACGTTTTTCtcaatattttttcttattttctatttttctttttcctctctaccTCTTTTATAGGAATCCATAAAACGTGATTGAAGAGAAAATACGTAATTAAATCTAGAATCtaatctcaaatctctctctctgtctcataCCTTATGCAAAATTATCCTGCAACTCAGTTCATGGTCTGAGGTATTATTGCAGcatgaggtatcggtatcatatcgctCGTATCGGGCCAATATGTAACAGTTTTGGTTGTGGCCGATCTTGATATTGTGCCAATATTGTATAGGTGATACGTTACAGACAAGCGGTAAAAGAGTcaaatatctttttttaaagggagatcaagggtaattttgtcaaatACAGCCGATCCTTGTTGATATCGTAGCAGTATCACATTGGGTTTGCAAGTGACCGATACCTAATCCAATACCATGCAGTAAAACCATGGGTTCTAGTGATCGATAACGGTCTCTATCGATCCATATCGGTTAGGTTCACCCCtgtttccttcaaaaaaattagattttttaatttaatttaaaatttaaccCTTGTCTGTACTGGTCCATCGAGACTGGATCGGCAAGGAATCGGAATTGGTCTCAACCGATACTGATGCGAATCGGCCAATCCGATATTGATTCTTCAAACTATGATTTTGATATTGTGTCGATACTATATTGGTGAATTGGTACAGACCAAAGGGTATAGTAGTAAAataaaacctattttttttaaaagaaaatcaggGGGTAAACTTATCCGATACAACCGATCAGtgtcgataccgtatcgatattgtatcggtTTTACAGGTGATCGATACCCAATCCGATTCAAGTGACCAATACCTGATCCGGCATTAGTAAACACTCCAACAATATAATTTCCTCACCATCCTTATGCAAGACCAAATCGACAGTTGTTCATCAGAACCAATGTGAATTGAAGGATTGTTTCGCATAAGGAGAGCGAGAGAGATTTAGATTTGAGAGAAGATTATTGacttaagagagagagatttgagattaGATTCTGGATTTAATTACCTATTTCCTCTTCAATGGTCAATCACGTTCTATGGATTCTTTCAaatgagggagagaggaaaaagaaaaatagaaaaaaagaaaaaagaatgacaAAACGGAGTAAAGTCTCGGTGAATATCTATGAAACGTGACCTTAGGAGAGCGTTATTGGAGAGAGAGGATCCAGCCTCCCGTTGAACATGTGACAAATGGCTAGTTGCTAATCATTCCCCTaaaatgaggagagagagacagagagagaaccTAATGTTAGGTTTGAGCATGGTTAAGGGACCCATGATATCCCGGCATATTTGCCTAACCAACCAAGACCTTGTGGCGGCAAAAGAAATTAtcacataaataaagaaaaagaacactgaaggaaaaaaaaaaacacgaccAACAAGAATTTGGAAACCGGTGATTTTCATCTGCCTGACCGTTCACAGCTCATCTTCCTTCACGACGGCAACTCGCCGGTCATCTACATCTGTAAGCTAACCAAGGTTacctctcgctctctctctatctctcttgtttttgttttcagtttCGTCTCACAACCATTATATCCGCTCCAatttggatccagatcttctgcGGCAcactgcccgtagcggcctgagTGATGCAGATACAGGACgcagcacaatgaccaccttaccccgcTCAGGCCGggataaggcgatcattgcgctGTGTCGCTCAGGCCACTACGGGCACCGTGCCACAAAAGATCTGAATTGATCCAATCTCAATTGTGTTAGTTGTTGGTTTCAGATGCAGATTCTGGTGAAGACCCTCGATGGGAAGACAATCAGGCTCCAGGTTTCGAGTTCTGATGCAATTGAGCTTGTAAAATCCaagatcgaagaagaagaaggaatccCTTCCCATCAACAACGCCTCATCTTTGCTGGGAAGAGACTACAAAATGGCCTAACCCTAGCAGACTACAACATCCATAAAGAATCAACAATTTTCGCAATCATAAACCCAAGCAAGGGAGGCGACCATATCGAATGTTCAGGCACTGAAATGCATATTTTTCTAAAGACAATTCGAGGAAAGACAACTCTTCTCCCCGTAAAGAGTTCTGATACTATTGGAATAGTGAAAGCTAAGATTCAAGCCCTTGAAGGAGTCCCGGCTGAGCAACAATCATTGGTATTTAATCTTCGGCAGCTCAATGATTACGATACACTCGCAGAATGTAACATTTCCAACAAATCATCGATTTACCTTATCCGACAGTATCCGACTGAGGCCAAGGAAATATTTGGAATGAAGATCTTTATAGACATTTATGGGGAGATGATCATGTTAGAGGTTGAGAGTTCAGACACAATTTGGGCCGTGAAGGAAAGGATCAAAGAAAAGTTAGGGATTCGTAAGAAGCTGCAGGTTTTGGCATTTGATGACAAGAGATTGAAGGATAGTCATATCCTTGCTGATTACAACATCCAGAATAAATCAACCCTTCAAGTTGTGAATAAGAGAACCCTCCCCAATAAATCTACAGTTCATCGGATGCTTATGTGTTTTCACTtctaaacatatatatatatatatatatatatatatatatatatatatataaaaaggtagaaaccctagatctcataCATTAGTTAGATGAGTCATATGTTGTTGGATATGTGTATCTATCAAACCCAAATTTAAATAGTTTAAATTGATATTAATTCTCATCGTtttatgtgtgattgtgtgtgtCTTAAGGTTAGACCTTTAAATTGTTCGAAACTAGGAATTGAACTAGGTTTTCAATTCCGATGGTTGTCACATTGTATATTTTAATGCGAACGAGATTTTGGAAATATAAGTACTCATATGTTATGTGTATAGAACCAGAACATTATGGGAGTTTTGCATGGTAGAGCGTCTATTGTATATTTGCACAAGACTCTCGTCATTAGTACGTGCTCTTTTCTCCGGACTTGAGAGGTCATCACTGTTGTAGGTGGGTGTTGTGCGTTTTGGTGTACTAAAGGTTAATGCCAATATTGGCTAATTACCAGTGTATTGGATTCATGATACATCTATGAATAAGAGAGAATCTCAATAAAGGATCCACTTCCTGAACAAGGTCAATTTCAAGTGGGAATTCGTTGATTGTGATTGTAAAAAATTCCAAGCTTGCTGTCATTTTTTAGAACATTTACAAAATGattataaatattattattatttaaataattatatttaaaaacatTTTATCAAAATTCTATGTCTAATCCACGATCAAAATTCCCTGATTAAAAGTGTTAAACAAATTAGGATTTTTTACGTTGTTAGTGTACCACCCCCGTTAATCTGTCAGGTGCTATTGTTAAGCGGAGAGACCAAGAAGTAATTTATTTAGCCAATATGTGGTTTTTAATTACTTCCCGCATAAGGTAGAGTGATTACTAAATAGTTTGCTTTTCACTTAAGTTGTTGCACCTTTTGGTGAGTTGAAACAACCCTAGGTGGATCCCTTATAATATCCCACCACTTATCTAGTAGGCTCCACTCAGATTAGGGTTTCTCCACTCTTTATAATGAAACT
The nucleotide sequence above comes from Telopea speciosissima isolate NSW1024214 ecotype Mountain lineage chromosome 3, Tspe_v1, whole genome shotgun sequence. Encoded proteins:
- the LOC122656922 gene encoding polyubiquitin 11-like, producing the protein MQILVKTLDGKTIRLQVSSSDAIELVKSKIEEEEGIPSHQQRLIFAGKRLQNGLTLADYNIHKESTIFAIINPSKGGDHIECSGTEMHIFLKTIRGKTTLLPVKSSDTIGIVKAKIQALEGVPAEQQSLVFNLRQLNDYDTLAECNISNKSSIYLIRQYPTEAKEIFGMKIFIDIYGEMIMLEVESSDTIWAVKERIKEKLGIRKKLQVLAFDDKRLKDSHILADYNIQNKSTLQVVNKRTLPNKSTVHRMLMCFHF